In Candidatus Contubernalis alkalaceticus, the genomic window TCGCCTGGGGCATAATAATATATAAAAAAGTCTGAAACTTATTAAACCCTCCGGCAATTCCTGCCTCATATTGTCCTTTATCTATGCCTTCAATAGACGTTCTAAACATTTCCGATACGTAAGCGGCAAAGTTCATGCCAAAGGCGATAATTGACACCAAAACAGCACTAATATTTACGGATGCAAATACTACATAAAATATCAACATCAGAAGAACCAGCACCGGCATTCCTCGCAAAATGGATATGTATATCCTGGCCAAAATAATAAGAACCTTCTGCTTTGACATGCGCATTAAACAAATAAGTCCACCAAGGAGAGTTCCAAAAAGACATGCTAAGACGGAAATGATAATCGTAGTTTTTAGACCATTGATAATAAGTAAATATCTGTTCTCAAAAATAATATTTTTATAAATTCCGTCTTTAATACCTGAAAAAAACAAAAGGGTAACCATAGGATATGAAATTTTCGGCTCAAGAATAATTTCACCCATAGCCATAAGTAATTGTTCGTTGCCTTTATTGACTGCAATAGCTGTATCCCCATAAGCCAATTGTTCAGGTGAAT contains:
- a CDS encoding amino acid ABC transporter permease is translated as MKKIIILLLTIILFTLFFTPKVWHSPEQLAYGDTAIAVNKGNEQLLMAMGEIILEPKISYPMVTLLFFSGIKDGIYKNIIFENRYLLIINGLKTTIIISVLACLFGTLLGGLICLMRMSKQKVLIILARIYISILRGMPVLVLLMLIFYVVFASVNISAVLVSIIAFGMNFAAYVSEMFRTSIEGIDKGQYEAGIAGGFNKFQTFLYIIMPQAIQQVLPVYKGEFISMVKMTSVVGYIAVQDLTKASDIIRSRTYDAFFPLVMVAILYFVVSWLLTLSLDYISLQTDPKSKRRKVSKSDKSYPSFKKVWRA